A portion of the Neorhodopirellula lusitana genome contains these proteins:
- a CDS encoding PH domain-containing protein translates to MDGELIETVSPKPVPAALFVSAPFLAGFLSFFPGMFAFVISNMFRGAMNPSAMSHRGPVLVFGLVAFVVSFAALMAYFAARCFVGPSRTFYRIYSDRIEFEEGLFATQKRTLLFDKVIDVSVRQGVLQQTVGVGTVSLVTQQLVSRGEGKLANRKIQIADVPNSNEVYELIRRLALSQSEEL, encoded by the coding sequence TTGGATGGTGAACTGATCGAGACGGTTTCTCCGAAGCCTGTGCCGGCGGCATTGTTCGTTTCGGCACCCTTCCTGGCTGGGTTTCTCTCGTTCTTCCCGGGGATGTTTGCTTTTGTTATTAGCAACATGTTCCGTGGAGCGATGAACCCGTCGGCGATGTCCCACCGCGGCCCGGTGCTGGTGTTCGGGCTGGTCGCGTTCGTTGTCTCGTTTGCGGCGTTGATGGCTTATTTTGCAGCACGCTGTTTTGTGGGCCCTTCGCGAACCTTCTATCGAATTTATTCCGACCGGATCGAGTTTGAGGAGGGCTTGTTTGCCACGCAGAAGCGGACTTTGCTGTTCGACAAGGTGATTGATGTGTCGGTCCGGCAAGGAGTCTTGCAGCAGACGGTCGGTGTGGGGACTGTATCCCTGGTCACGCAGCAGCTTGTCTCCCGCGGTGAGGGAAAGCTAGCCAATCGTAAGATCCAGATTGCAGACGTACCGAATTCGAATGAGGTCTATGAATTGATTCGTCGACTTGCATTGTCGCAGTCGGAAGAGTTGTGA